One window of the Amia ocellicauda isolate fAmiCal2 chromosome 18, fAmiCal2.hap1, whole genome shotgun sequence genome contains the following:
- the cfap107 gene encoding cilia- and flagella-associated protein 107, giving the protein MAGAQSDPHKWKMPGWRIEQKYSNKVLLGNWVEERLQFNRQHQTASSSHRLDYRPHRDSRPDTIMRSAAIRRAEGLPQKLILSHHSPPHSHYLVSLYDEVYNRKGNCTLPPLRSWDGDKLAWVPERTDHPVQDPPTNFGLLQSRLSRWNRQEAPFRLQSVYRTSFPHHPSAAFSQPRFATARRQLSSHLHIHNRVNKDLDLKDRPCRQVPDSLPCVPLGGTAAQSTA; this is encoded by the exons ATGGCAGGAGCTCAAAGCGACCCTCACAAGTGGAAGATGCCCGGCTGGAGAATAGAGCAGAAGTATTCTAATAAAGTTCTCCTTGGAAACTGGGTGGAAGAAAGGCTGCAG TTCAATCGACAGCATCAGACTGCCAGCAGCAGCCACCGCCTGGACTACCGACCCCACCGAGACAGCCGGCCCGATACTATAATGAGGAGTGCAGCCATTCGGAGAGCAGAG GGTCTTCCCCAGAAGCTAATTCTCTCTCATCACAGCCCCCCTCACTCTCACTACCTGGTGTCTCTGTATGATGAAGTGTATAACCGCAAGGGAAACTGCACCCTGCCCCCTCTACGCTCCTGGGATGGGGACAAGTTGGCCTGGGTGCCCGAGAGGACAGACCACCCCGTGCAGG ATCCTCCTACCAATTTCGGGCTCCTGCAGTCGCGCCTCTCTCGGTGGAACCGCCAGGAGGCCCCCTTCCGGCTCCAGAGCGTGTACAGGACCTCGTTCCCACACCACCCCTCCGCGGCCTtctcccagccccgcttcgccaCTGCCCGTCGCCAGCTCTCCAGCCACCTGCACATCCACAACAGAGTCAACAAGGATCTGGACCTGAAGGACAGACCCTGCCGACAGGTGCCCGACAGCCTGCCTTGTGTGCCGCTGGGTGGGACTGCGGCCCAGAGCACCGCCTAG